A section of the Quatrionicoccus australiensis genome encodes:
- the nudB gene encoding dihydroneopterin triphosphate diphosphatase → MSHYKRPVSVLVVIHTPALDVLLLERAAHPGYWQSVTGSQEGEESLLATACREVMEETGLDATAGKLSDWQQENVYEIFAEWRHRYAPGVTHNTEHVFSLEIPAIQPVKLAPGEHIAQRWLPWQEAASACFSASNRDAILALPGRQARTGSITA, encoded by the coding sequence ATGAGCCACTACAAGCGACCGGTTTCCGTGCTGGTCGTCATCCACACCCCGGCCCTCGACGTCCTGCTCCTTGAGCGCGCCGCCCATCCCGGCTACTGGCAATCGGTCACCGGCAGCCAGGAGGGCGAAGAGAGCCTGCTCGCCACGGCCTGCCGCGAGGTCATGGAAGAAACCGGGCTCGATGCCACCGCCGGCAAGCTCAGCGACTGGCAGCAGGAAAACGTCTACGAAATCTTCGCCGAATGGCGACACCGTTACGCCCCCGGCGTCACGCACAACACCGAACACGTCTTTTCCCTGGAAATCCCGGCCATCCAGCCCGTGAAACTCGCCCCCGGCGAGCATATCGCCCAGCGCTGGCTCCCCTGGCAGGAAGCTGCCTCCGCATGCTTCTCGGCAAGCAATCGCGACGCCATTCTGGCGCTACCAGGCCGCCAGGCCCGAACAGGATCAATCACCGCCTGA
- the argB gene encoding acetylglutamate kinase produces MSIEDLSPGIKAAVLAEALPYIKRFHGKTIVVKYGGNAMTDEHLKSCFARDVVLLELVGFNIVVVHGGGPQIENLLARVGKKGEFIQGMRVTDAETMEVVEMVLGGQVNKDVVNLINQAGGKAVGLTGKDGNFIRAKKLMLENKDHPGDLIDVGQVGEIVSIDPTLIDHLDKGSFIPVIAPIGVGKDGETYNINADVVAGKIAEVLKAEKLVLLTNTPGVLDKEGELITGITPKQIDEMVEDGTLSGGMLPKIGSALDAARNGVKGVHIIDGRVEHALLLEILTDHGVGTMIKSH; encoded by the coding sequence ATGAGCATCGAAGACCTTTCCCCCGGCATCAAGGCCGCCGTTCTGGCCGAAGCCCTGCCCTACATCAAGCGTTTCCACGGCAAGACCATCGTCGTCAAATACGGCGGCAACGCGATGACCGACGAACACCTGAAGAGCTGTTTTGCGCGCGACGTCGTGTTGCTCGAGCTGGTCGGCTTCAACATCGTCGTCGTGCATGGAGGCGGCCCGCAGATCGAAAACCTGCTGGCGCGCGTCGGCAAGAAGGGCGAATTCATCCAGGGCATGCGCGTCACCGACGCCGAAACCATGGAAGTCGTCGAAATGGTGCTCGGCGGCCAGGTCAACAAGGATGTCGTCAACCTGATCAACCAGGCCGGCGGCAAGGCAGTCGGCCTGACCGGCAAGGACGGCAACTTCATCCGCGCCAAGAAACTGATGCTGGAAAACAAGGATCATCCGGGCGACCTGATCGACGTCGGCCAGGTCGGCGAGATCGTTTCGATTGACCCGACCCTGATCGACCACCTCGACAAGGGCTCGTTCATCCCGGTCATTGCGCCGATCGGCGTCGGCAAGGATGGCGAGACCTACAACATCAACGCCGACGTCGTCGCCGGCAAGATCGCCGAAGTGCTCAAGGCGGAAAAGCTGGTGCTGCTCACCAACACGCCGGGCGTGCTCGACAAGGAAGGCGAACTGATCACCGGCATCACGCCCAAGCAAATCGACGAAATGGTCGAGGATGGCACGCTGTCCGGCGGCATGCTGCCGAAGATCGGCTCGGCGCTCGACGCGGCGCGCAATGGCGTCAAGGGCGTGCACATCATCGACGGCCGCGTCGAACACGCGCTGTTGCTTGAAATCCTGACCGACCACGGCGTCGGCACGATGATCAAGTCGCACTGA
- a CDS encoding pyrimidine 5'-nucleotidase, producing MNNPTWLFDLDNTLHDASPHIFPQINRAMRDYIERHLGLDRQAANQIRQHYWERYGATLLGLIRHHPIDPHHFLRETHQFPDLAAKLVFQPATLHALRRLPGRKIIYSNAPRHYMDAVLRITGLWRHFDAAYSVESLGFRPKPMRSGFHALLRAEHLQARQCIMVEDSLANLVTAKKLGMKTVWVSAGLRQSPFVDIKIRSVLELPARSGRL from the coding sequence ATGAATAATCCGACCTGGCTGTTCGACCTCGACAACACGCTGCACGACGCCAGCCCGCACATCTTTCCGCAAATCAACCGGGCGATGCGCGATTACATCGAACGCCATCTCGGCCTCGACCGCCAGGCCGCCAACCAGATCCGCCAGCATTACTGGGAACGCTACGGCGCCACGCTGCTCGGCCTGATCCGGCACCACCCGATCGACCCGCACCACTTCCTGCGCGAGACGCATCAGTTCCCCGACCTCGCCGCCAAACTGGTCTTCCAGCCGGCGACGCTGCACGCCCTGCGCCGCCTGCCCGGGCGCAAGATCATCTACTCCAATGCGCCGCGCCATTACATGGACGCCGTACTCAGGATCACCGGCCTGTGGCGCCATTTCGACGCTGCCTATTCGGTCGAGAGCCTGGGCTTCCGGCCCAAACCGATGCGCAGCGGCTTTCACGCCCTGCTCCGTGCCGAACACCTGCAGGCCCGGCAATGCATCATGGTCGAAGACAGCCTGGCCAACCTGGTCACCGCCAAGAAACTCGGCATGAAGACTGTGTGGGTGAGCGCTGGCTTACGCCAATCGCCTTTTGTAGACATCAAAATCAGGTCCGTATTGGAGTTGCCGGCGCGCAGCGGTCGACTATAA